In a genomic window of Streptomyces katrae:
- a CDS encoding NucA/NucB deoxyribonuclease domain-containing protein has protein sequence MTYHRSLYKGAAVAYEWAQKNLAGKSGTPGHLLNRWHVDPLDPNAKGRRALTCDRGPYKFPRGATGIPNDSCDEYPFAKSVQGGNDGALCIDVTPREVGGVWDVANVT, from the coding sequence GTGACGTACCATCGGTCGCTCTACAAGGGGGCGGCCGTCGCCTACGAGTGGGCGCAGAAGAACCTCGCGGGCAAGTCCGGCACCCCCGGCCACTTGCTGAACCGGTGGCATGTCGACCCGCTTGACCCGAACGCCAAGGGCAGGCGTGCCCTGACCTGTGACCGTGGGCCGTACAAGTTTCCCCGGGGTGCCACCGGCATCCCCAACGACTCGTGTGACGAGTACCCGTTCGCCAAGTCGGTGCAGGGCGGGAACGACGGTGCCCTGTGTATCGACGTCACCCCGCGTGAGGTCGGCGGCGTGTGGGACGTCGCGAACGTCACCTGA